GCGCTAAAAAAAACGGCCCGCCAAAAGGCGGGCCGCATTGCTTAAACGCTGATCAGGCGGTAAGAACGCTATTCAACCGCTTGACGTAGGCGGCCGGGTCGTCGAGATGGCCACCTTCGGCGATGATGGCCTGGTCGAGCAGGATGTGGGCCAGCTGGGTGAACTGCTCGCCCTCGGCGCCTTCCAGGCGCGCCACCAGAGCGTGATCCGGGTTGAGCTCGAGAATCGGCTTCACCTCGGGCATCGGCTGGCCGGCGGCCTCCATGATGCGGCGCATCTGGTAGCCCATTTCGTGCTCGGGCAGCACCACGCAGGCCGGGGAGTCGGTCAGGCGATGGGTGATCTTCACTTCCTGAACGCCCTCGGCCAGCGCCTCTTTCACTCGCTTGACCAGCGTCTCCTTCGATTTGGCGGTCTCTTCCTGGGCCTTCTTCTCCTCTTCGTCTTCCACATCGCCAAGGTCGAGCTCGCCCTTGGCCACGTCCGCAAACGACTTGCCGTCGAACTCGGTCAGATGGCTCATCAGCCACTCGTCGATGCGATCCGACAGCAGCAGGACTTCGATGCCTTTCTTGCGGAAGATTTCGAGGTGCGGGCTGTTCTTCGCTGCGTTGAAGCTGTCCGCGACCACGTAGTAGATTTTCTGCTGACCTTCCTTCATGCGCTCGATGTAGCCGGCCAGCGACTGATCCTGAGCGGCGGTATCGGTATGCGTCGAAGCGAAGCGCAGAAGACCGGCAATGTTTTCGCGGTTGGAGGGATCTTCGCCCGGGCCTTCCTTCAGCACGCTGCCAAAGGTGTTCCAGAACGTCTGGTACTGCTCGCTGTCTTTCGAGAGCTTCTTGAGCATGTCCAGCGCGCGCTTGGTGAGTGCGCCCTTGATCTTTTCGACCTTCGGGTCCTGCTGAAGAATTTCACGCGACACGTTGAGCGACAAATCGCGAGTATCCAGCACCCCCTTGATGAAGCGCAGGTAGAGCGGCAAAAACTGCTCGGCGTCGTCCATGATGAACACGCGCTGTACGTAAAGCTTCACGCCGCGGGCACCGTCGCGCTCGAACATGTCGAACGGCGCGCGGCCGGGCACATACAGAAGACTGGTGTACTCGAGCTTGCCTTCGACCTTGTTGTGGCTCCAGGTCAAGGGGTCGCTGAAATCATGGGCGACGTGCTTGTAGAACGCCTTGTACTCGTCGTCGCTCACCTCGGATTTCGGACGCACCCAAAGCGCGGTGGCTTCGTTGATGGTCTCCCAGGTCGTGACTTCGCTACCTTCGATCTCGTTGCCGTCATCGTCCTTTGCAGTTTCGACCTTCGGCATACGCACCGGCACTTCGATATGATCCGAGTACTTGCGCACCAGCCCTTTCAAGCGGTAGTCGTCGGCGTACTCCTTGGCATCGTCCTTGAGGTGCAGGGTAATTTCGGTGCCGTGAAAATCGAGCTCGAGGTCGGCGACGCTGAACTCGCCCTCGCCCTTCGAGCGCCATTCCACGCCTTCACCTTTCTCGCTGCCCGCCTTGCGAGTGCGCACGACCACTTCATCGGCGACGATGAAACCGGAGTAGAAACCGACACCGAACTGGCCGATCAGCTTGGCGTCCTTTTGCTGCTCGCCGGTGAGCTGTTGCATGAACTCGGCGGTACCGGAGCGCGCGATGGTGCCCAAATTGGAAATCACGTCGTCGCGGTTCATACCGATGCCGTTGTCGCGCAGCGTCACGGTGTTGGCGGCGGCATCGTGCTCGATTTCGATACGCAGGTCGCTGTCGCCTTCGTACAGCGCGTCGCTATCGAGCGCGGCGTAGCGAAGCTTGTCGCAGGCATCCGCAGCGTTGGAGATCAGCTCGCGGAGAAAGATCTCCCGGTTGGAGTACAGGGAGTTGATCATCAGGTTCAGAAGCTGTTTGACTTCCGTTTGAAAACCAAGCGTTTCTTCGTGGGTTGCCGTGCTCATGCGTAGCCCTCAATTGCCTATTGCTGCGTTACCAATGCGCTTTTTTAGCGCGAAACGTTCGTGTGAACGTCAATATGGGGCCAGGCCGAATGATTTCAAGAACACGGTGATACCGAGCAAGGGCCCGGGGTTCAAGGCTCAGGTTCAAGGATCAGGTGTCCAGCGGTTCCGGGTCGCCGTACTTCCACGCCCGATAGCCAATCAAACGCCGGTCGATGCGATCCAGAAGCCAGCCAATGATCAGCGCGTCATCGACGACGCCGATGAGAAAGAGAAAGTCCGGAATCAAATCGAAGGGCATGATCAGATAGCCAAGCGCCAGCGCCATCATGCCAAACGCCGACCAGGGCACCGGACGGTAGCGGCCGCTCACGACATCGCGCGTCATGGGGAAAAACAGTTTCAACGCCCGCGCGATACGCTTGAACGCCCCAACACGGCCTTTCAAGCGCCCAAGCCACCACCCTTTCATCCATCGTGCCATGAGTATTCGTCCTTGTGAAAAATGCAGGTCAACGCGTCAAGTCCCCCAATTGTAGGGGCAAGCGGCGCCGTTATGGTCCACTATAGACGCTCAATACCCCAGCAGTCAGCGCCACCCGTTTAAAGAGAGGAAGCCATGCCGGTTTTGCGATTACGTTTTCGCCTTAAAGCGCTGGGCGTCGCCGCGCTCGTCGGTTTAGCCGCCCAGGGAGTTGCCACGCCGAGCCTGGCGGCAACGGACGCCCAAATGAGCGCGGCACTCAACGCTGCCCGCGACCAGCAGTGGCAGCGCGTCGACGAGCGCGCCATCGCCGGCCACGTGCTCGAAGGCTACGTCGAGTATCATCGCCTGCGCGGGCGTCTTCCCAACGTCTCTTCCGGCGAGGTTCAGGACTTTCTCCAGCGCTACAGCGATTCGCCACTTTCCGAGTGGATGCGCGGCCAAGCAATCGCCAATTACGGCTACGCCGGGCGTTACAACGACCTGTTGGCTATCGCCGACGGCGTGCCGGACGGCACCGCCCGCCAATGCTACTACTACACGGCACTGCTGGACCGGGCGCCTTTGGAGGCGCGCGCCGCAGGGCTCGATCTCTGGCGCACCGGCAGCTCCCAGCCCAACGCCTGCGACACGCTCTTCAATCGCCTGCGCGCCGACGGTACGATCGATGACCGCGCGGTGTGGGAACGCAAGATGCTGGCCTGGCAGGCCGGTGACATCGGACTTTCGAACTACCTTAACGGCCTGCTGGGCGGGCAGTGGCAAAGCGCCATCGACACCGTGGAGGCCACCCACCGCAGCGCCTCGATGATTGCCCAGGCGCCGGCGTGTTTGGGCCCACAGTGCGCGGCAAGCGCGGCGTTCTATCAGGCCGGCATGCAGCGCTACACCCAGGAAAACACGCCCGCCGCGCTGAGCGCCTGGCAGAGCCTGTCGCCCCGGCTGGCGCTCGATAGCGACGCGCAGCGCGTCATCGAGGAAGAACTCGCCTTTTATGCGCTGGTTCGAAGCGTACCCGGCGCGCTTGGCTGGGTGGACAGCGTGCTGCCTTCGCTTGGCAGCGAGCGAGTGCTCGAGCTCCGCGTGCGCCGCGCGCTCGAAGATCGCCAGTGGCAGGACGTCATGCGCTGGATCGCCCAGATGCCGCCGACCCAGCAGGAGAGCAGCCGCTGGCAGTACTGGCTGGCTCGGGCCAACGAGCAGTTGGGTAACCGGGACGCCGCCGAGGCGCGCTATCGCGAGGCAGCGCTGGACCGCAGTTTTTACGGCTTCGCCGCCGCGGAGAAGCTCGGCATTCCCTACCGGTTGAACAACGAGGTCAGCTACTTCGACGAGGTGTCGCGCGAGCGCACCGCAAACCTTCCGGTGGTGCAGCGCACCGAGGCACTGCTGCGTATCGGTGAAGACGGCCTGGCCAACAGCGAGTGGCTTTACGCCGCGCGCACCTTGCCCCCGCTGGAGGCCCGGGCGCTGGCAGACTACGCCGCCCAGCGTCAGTGGTACGCGCGGCTGGTGCAAACCACCATCGCCGGCGAGATGTGGGATGCGCTGGAGTGGCGCTTCCCGCCGGCCTACCGTGAAAGTTTCATGCGCTGGGGCAATCAGACCGGGGTCGACCCTTACCTTTTAATGGCGATTACCCGTCGCGAAAGCGCCTACAATCCGGTGGCGCTCTCGCCCGCCGGTGCCCGCGGCTTGATGCAGCTGATGCCGGGCACCGCCGCCCAGGTGGCCCGCCAGCTGGGCCTGGCCGACCCGGGGCCTTACGGGGTGCTCGACCCGGAGCTCAACATCCGCCTGGGCAGTACCTATATTCGTGAAAAGCTCGACCGCTACCGCGGCAACCGCCTGGCGGCCACGGCAGCCTACAACGCCGGCCCCGGCCGGGTCGACCAGTGGCTGGGCAGCGGCATGGAGTCGTTCGACCTGTTCGTTGAGAGCATTCCGTTTCGCGAAACCCGCGACTACGTCCAGGCGGTGCTGAGCTATCGGGTGATCTTCGAAAGCCTGGCCCGGGGCGGCGACAGCCAGGGCGTGACGCTCTTGAGCGATAACGAGCAGCAGAGTCGCTACGACCGCGCCCTGCTCACGCTTCGCTAGCCACACCCTCAGCGCCCGGCTAGACCGGGCGCTGCTCGAGCGCCAGGCGCAGGCCGAAGAGCACCAGCACCGCGCCAGTCGTGGCGTTGAGCACTCGCGCAAAGCGAGCGCTGGCCAGCCATCGCCCGGCACTTCCCACCAGCAGCACCACGCCAATTTGCCAGACGTTGGCAATCACGAAATGCACGCCGGCGAGCCACAGCGACTTCAAAAGCACGGGCTCGGTGGGGGCGATGAACTGCGGTAAAAACGCCATGTAGAACACCACCGTTTTGGGGTTGAGCACGTTGGACAAGAGCCCTTCGCGAATCGGCCTCCACAGCGGCACCGGCGAGTGCAGCGGCGAGTGCGGCTGGTCGAGCGCGCCGACGGGCAACGCCACGCCGCGCCTGGCGGCCAGCAGGCTGGTGATGCCCAGCCACACCAGATATCCAGCCCCGGCGAGCTTGAGCAGATTGAACGCCATCGCGGACTGCAACAGAATGAGCGAGATACCCAGCGCGGAAATCGTGGCGTGCACGAACAGCCCGCAGCAGATCGCAAGGCTGGTGACGACGCCGTCGCGCACGCCGCCGCGAGCGGTATTGCGAATCACCAGCAGCGTGTCCACGCCGGGGGTGATCGAGAGCAGCGTGATCGCGATCAGAAAGGGAATGAACTGGGCATCTACCAGCGTAATAGGGCTCATAAAGCGGCGCTCTTTGCGTTAAAAGAATCCTGACGTCGTCACTGGACGACCCCTTTTTTTACTTCTAAAGTGATTTTGTAGGCGCTAAAAGCGCCTATCTATTATTAAAAGCTCGTTAAGGAAACGAAAGATGGCAACTGGTACCGTCAAGTGGTTCAACGACACGAAAGGTTATGGCTTCATCTCTCCGGATGACGGCGGCGACGACCTTTTTGCGCACTTCTCAGAAATTCAGGCTGAAGGCTTCAAGACCCTGCAGGACGGTCAAAAAGTCACTTTTGAAGTCACGCAAGGCAAGAAAGGCCTTCAGGCTTCTAACATTCGCGTTTCCTGATCGGCGCGCGAAGATAAAGGCCCGCCTGGCGGGCCTTTTTATTGCCTGAACATCGACTAAAGTGCCGCCGGGTCACTGCGCGGCGTTCAGCTCATCGAGATCGCGCTCCTGCTCGTCGAGCGGCGCCTCGTCATTTTCAGCGTCGGCGTCGTTTACTTCTTCACCTTCTACTTCGCCGGTTCCGTTTGATTCCAGCGCGCCGGGCTCCTCTGTAGCCGCACTCGAGCCATTGTCGCTCTCGTCATTGGCGCGCTGATCGATCGAAGCGTCGTCGCTCGCTGCGTCAGCCTCCTCTACGCTTTCGCCACCCGGCGCGGCGGCGGCTTCTTCAGTCTCGGCCGCGGTTGCGTTTTGCGACGCCTCGGTACCGTCGTCATTGGCAGGCGCTTGCGCCGTATCGTCGCCGGGCGAAGCGGAAGCACCCTGCTCATCGCCGGCGCTGGTATCGCCGCCCGGGGCCGCCGTCGCTTCCTGGGGGGTAGCGGCTGGCCCGGGCTGAGCGGCACCGCTTGCCGTCTCGCTCGAAGACGCGGCGTCGGCGTTGGTGCTCCCTGCGCTATCGCTCATCGAGGCGCTGGATGACGGATCAACACTCTGCTCGGAAACGTCGCTCTGAGCAGCGCTTTGTTGCGCGGCGGATCGGTCTTCGTCATCGTTATCGTTGCCGCCACGGTTGGCGATGAGCGCGGTGGCTACCGCCGCGGCGCCGGCGATCGCGGCGGTACTGAGCATCGAGCTTCCGCTGCCGGGCTGGTGGGCGCTTGTGCCCAGC
The window above is part of the Halomonas sp. GD1P12 genome. Proteins encoded here:
- a CDS encoding YkvA family protein, producing MARWMKGWWLGRLKGRVGAFKRIARALKLFFPMTRDVVSGRYRPVPWSAFGMMALALGYLIMPFDLIPDFLFLIGVVDDALIIGWLLDRIDRRLIGYRAWKYGDPEPLDT
- a CDS encoding LysE family translocator, translating into MSPITLVDAQFIPFLIAITLLSITPGVDTLLVIRNTARGGVRDGVVTSLAICCGLFVHATISALGISLILLQSAMAFNLLKLAGAGYLVWLGITSLLAARRGVALPVGALDQPHSPLHSPVPLWRPIREGLLSNVLNPKTVVFYMAFLPQFIAPTEPVLLKSLWLAGVHFVIANVWQIGVVLLVGSAGRWLASARFARVLNATTGAVLVLFGLRLALEQRPV
- a CDS encoding transglycosylase SLT domain-containing protein, translated to MPVLRLRFRLKALGVAALVGLAAQGVATPSLAATDAQMSAALNAARDQQWQRVDERAIAGHVLEGYVEYHRLRGRLPNVSSGEVQDFLQRYSDSPLSEWMRGQAIANYGYAGRYNDLLAIADGVPDGTARQCYYYTALLDRAPLEARAAGLDLWRTGSSQPNACDTLFNRLRADGTIDDRAVWERKMLAWQAGDIGLSNYLNGLLGGQWQSAIDTVEATHRSASMIAQAPACLGPQCAASAAFYQAGMQRYTQENTPAALSAWQSLSPRLALDSDAQRVIEEELAFYALVRSVPGALGWVDSVLPSLGSERVLELRVRRALEDRQWQDVMRWIAQMPPTQQESSRWQYWLARANEQLGNRDAAEARYREAALDRSFYGFAAAEKLGIPYRLNNEVSYFDEVSRERTANLPVVQRTEALLRIGEDGLANSEWLYAARTLPPLEARALADYAAQRQWYARLVQTTIAGEMWDALEWRFPPAYRESFMRWGNQTGVDPYLLMAITRRESAYNPVALSPAGARGLMQLMPGTAAQVARQLGLADPGPYGVLDPELNIRLGSTYIREKLDRYRGNRLAATAAYNAGPGRVDQWLGSGMESFDLFVESIPFRETRDYVQAVLSYRVIFESLARGGDSQGVTLLSDNEQQSRYDRALLTLR
- the htpG gene encoding molecular chaperone HtpG — translated: MSTATHEETLGFQTEVKQLLNLMINSLYSNREIFLRELISNAADACDKLRYAALDSDALYEGDSDLRIEIEHDAAANTVTLRDNGIGMNRDDVISNLGTIARSGTAEFMQQLTGEQQKDAKLIGQFGVGFYSGFIVADEVVVRTRKAGSEKGEGVEWRSKGEGEFSVADLELDFHGTEITLHLKDDAKEYADDYRLKGLVRKYSDHIEVPVRMPKVETAKDDDGNEIEGSEVTTWETINEATALWVRPKSEVSDDEYKAFYKHVAHDFSDPLTWSHNKVEGKLEYTSLLYVPGRAPFDMFERDGARGVKLYVQRVFIMDDAEQFLPLYLRFIKGVLDTRDLSLNVSREILQQDPKVEKIKGALTKRALDMLKKLSKDSEQYQTFWNTFGSVLKEGPGEDPSNRENIAGLLRFASTHTDTAAQDQSLAGYIERMKEGQQKIYYVVADSFNAAKNSPHLEIFRKKGIEVLLLSDRIDEWLMSHLTEFDGKSFADVAKGELDLGDVEDEEEKKAQEETAKSKETLVKRVKEALAEGVQEVKITHRLTDSPACVVLPEHEMGYQMRRIMEAAGQPMPEVKPILELNPDHALVARLEGAEGEQFTQLAHILLDQAIIAEGGHLDDPAAYVKRLNSVLTA
- a CDS encoding cold-shock protein, which codes for MATGTVKWFNDTKGYGFISPDDGGDDLFAHFSEIQAEGFKTLQDGQKVTFEVTQGKKGLQASNIRVS